Proteins from a single region of Undibacterium sp. KW1:
- the argP gene encoding HTH-type transcriptional regulator ArgP: MQTRLDSRQCEAFLSVIDHGSLEQAAQALSLTSSAISQRIKALEMELGNTLLVRSRPCRATAAGQKLVQHLRRVAELEQDLQSEFAGQQSAAISIALGVNADSLDSWLLPALAEFLIAENILLEVLIDDQDHTHDLLESGMVLGCLSAEQNAMRGCQAVPLGFMRYHPVASKEYCQRWFPQGMTREAARLAPVLTFNRKDKLQAQILLEHFGLQEHTYPTHYVPATTPYNQSILLGLGWGVIPDVMLENLDQDKLVRLMPHHPVDVALYWHHWKVQTPRLARLTNTLVRQARESLQQVRDPDK, from the coding sequence ATGCAAACAAGACTAGACAGCCGCCAATGCGAAGCCTTCCTCAGTGTTATTGACCATGGCAGCCTGGAACAGGCGGCGCAGGCCCTGAGCCTGACCAGCTCGGCCATTTCCCAGCGCATCAAGGCACTGGAAATGGAGCTGGGCAATACCCTGCTGGTACGCAGCCGCCCCTGCCGCGCCACGGCAGCCGGACAAAAGCTGGTACAGCACTTGCGGCGGGTAGCAGAACTTGAACAGGATTTGCAAAGCGAATTTGCCGGTCAGCAAAGTGCTGCCATCAGCATTGCCCTAGGCGTCAATGCCGATAGTCTGGATAGCTGGCTACTGCCTGCACTGGCAGAATTTTTGATCGCTGAAAATATCTTGCTTGAAGTGTTGATCGATGACCAGGATCACACCCATGATTTACTGGAAAGCGGTATGGTGCTCGGCTGCCTCTCTGCTGAACAAAATGCGATGCGGGGTTGCCAGGCTGTGCCCCTGGGCTTCATGCGTTACCACCCGGTTGCCAGCAAAGAATATTGCCAGCGCTGGTTCCCGCAAGGGATGACACGCGAAGCAGCCAGGCTGGCACCAGTGCTGACTTTCAATCGCAAGGACAAATTGCAAGCTCAGATTTTGCTCGAACATTTTGGACTGCAGGAACATACTTACCCCACACACTATGTACCAGCAACAACGCCGTATAACCAGTCGATTTTACTGGGACTGGGCTGGGGCGTGATTCCTGATGTCATGCTGGAAAATCTGGATCAGGACAAGCTGGTCAGGCTTATGCCGCATCATCCTGTGGATGTCGCCCTGTACTGGCACCACTGGAAAGTACAGACGCCCCGGCTGGCTCGGCTGACAAATACCCTGGTCAGGCAAGCCCGGGAGAGCCTGCAGCAAGTCAGGGACCCAGATAAATGA